One Frankiales bacterium genomic window, GCGGCGAGGCTCGGGTGACCGTCGTGGACCCGCGGTCGTACATGACCTACCAGCCGTTCCTGCCGGAGGCGGGCGCCGGTTCGATCCAGCCCCGGCACACCGTCGTCCCGCTGCGCCAGACGCTGCGCGACACGGAGATCGTCACGGGCGCCGTCACGCGCGTGGAGCACGCCCGCAAGGTGGTCACGGTGGAGCCGCTCGAGGGCGAGCCCTACGAGCTGCCCTACGACGTGCTCGTGATGGCGGTCGGGTCGGTGCCGCGGACCCTGCCCATCCCCGGGCTGGCCGACTGGGGCCTCGGGTTCAAGAACGTCGAGGAGGCCATCGCCCTGCGCAACCGCGTGCTCGAGTGCCTCGACATCGCGGAGAGCGCGACGGACCCCGAGATCCGCGAGCGCAACCTCACCTTCGTGTTCGTCGGCGCGGGCTACGCCGGCACCGAGGCCCTCGCGGAGACCGAGGACCTGGCCCGCTACGCGACGCGCTACTTGCGCAACGTGGAGCCGTCGGACCTGCGCTTCGTGATGGTGGAGGCCTCCGACCGGATCCTGCCGGAGGTCGGCGAGGACATGGGTCGCTGGACCGTGGAGCAGCTGCGCGAGCGCGGCATCGCGGTCAAGCTCGGCACGCGGCTGGAGTCGACCGTGGACGGCCACGTCGAGCTCTCGGACGGCACGCGCATGCTGTCGGACACCGTGGTGTGGACCGCCGGCGTGAAGCCGCACCCGCTGCTCGCCGCGACCGACCTCCCGATCGACGAGAAGCAGCGCCTCGTGTGCCGCCCCGACCTCGCGGTCGACGGCATCGCCGACGCGTGGGGTGCCGGCGACTGCGCGGCCGTTCCCGACCTCACCCATCCCGGCGCGTTCACCTCGCCGTCGGCCCAGCACGCCGTGCGCCAGGCCAAGGTGCTCGCGGACAACATCGTGGCGTCGCTGCGCGGGCTCCCGACCGAGGAGTACCGGCACCGCTACTTCGGCTCGGTCGCCTCGCTCGGCCTCTACAAGGGCGTCGCCCAGGTGTACGGCGTGAAGGTGAAGGGGTTCCCGGCGTGGTTCCTGCACCGGACGTACCACATGTCGCGCGTGCCGACGACGCGCCGGAAGGTCGCCGTCGTGACCGACTGGACGATCGCGTTCCTGTTCCGCCGCGACGTCACCAGCCTGTGGAGCATGCACGAGCCGCGCACCGCGTTCTCCGAGGTGGCGCACGCCGCCGACGCCGCGCAGATGGCGGCCGCCGAGGCGCGCCAGTCGCGCGGCTGATCCCCTCCGCGACGCCGGGGGACGGCGCCTGCCGGTCGTGCGGGTGCGGGTGCCCGTCGCCGGCCGCGCGCGGGGCGGCCCGTAGGCTCCACGCATGACGCGCAGCCTCGCGGTGACCGTGCTCGGGCACGACCGTCCCGGCATCATCGCCGACGTCACCGGGGTGCTGGCCGAGCTCGGCGGCAACCTCGAGGACTCCTCGATGACGCTGCTGCGCGGGCACTTCGCCTGGACCCTCGTGGTGGCGGTGGACGCCGACGCCGCGACGGTGGCCGGGCGGCTCGAGCACCTCACCGCGCAGGGACTGGTGGTCTCGGTGCTGCCGGTCCCCGAGGCCGACCACGGCGCGGCCGCCGGGTCGTCGTGGCTGCTCTCCGTGCACGGCGCCGACCGGCCGGGGATCGTGTCCGGCCTCACCCGGGTGATCGCCGAGGCCGGCGGCAACGTCACCGACCTGACCACGCGGCTCGGCACGGGGCTCTACGTGCTCGTCGCGGAGGTCGCGCTGCCGGGCGAGGCCGACGTCGAGGCGCTCACGGCGCGGATCGCCGAGACGGCGTCGGGCCTCGGGGTCCACGCGACGCTCGTGCCCGCCGAGTCGGACGTGCTGTAGGACCTCGTGCCCCTCGTCGACGGGCGGATCGTCATGCCGCCGCTGCCTGCCGGGCGTGTGCTCCCGGTCGTCACCGCACCCGCCGAGGTGCTGTCCTCACCGTGCGCCGACGTCGACCCGGCCGACCCGGCA contains:
- a CDS encoding NAD(P)/FAD-dependent oxidoreductase, giving the protein MTSTERTPLPPRILIVGGGYVGMYTALRLHRRLRRGEARVTVVDPRSYMTYQPFLPEAGAGSIQPRHTVVPLRQTLRDTEIVTGAVTRVEHARKVVTVEPLEGEPYELPYDVLVMAVGSVPRTLPIPGLADWGLGFKNVEEAIALRNRVLECLDIAESATDPEIRERNLTFVFVGAGYAGTEALAETEDLARYATRYLRNVEPSDLRFVMVEASDRILPEVGEDMGRWTVEQLRERGIAVKLGTRLESTVDGHVELSDGTRMLSDTVVWTAGVKPHPLLAATDLPIDEKQRLVCRPDLAVDGIADAWGAGDCAAVPDLTHPGAFTSPSAQHAVRQAKVLADNIVASLRGLPTEEYRHRYFGSVASLGLYKGVAQVYGVKVKGFPAWFLHRTYHMSRVPTTRRKVAVVTDWTIAFLFRRDVTSLWSMHEPRTAFSEVAHAADAAQMAAAEARQSRG
- a CDS encoding ACT domain-containing protein, with amino-acid sequence MTRSLAVTVLGHDRPGIIADVTGVLAELGGNLEDSSMTLLRGHFAWTLVVAVDADAATVAGRLEHLTAQGLVVSVLPVPEADHGAAAGSSWLLSVHGADRPGIVSGLTRVIAEAGGNVTDLTTRLGTGLYVLVAEVALPGEADVEALTARIAETASGLGVHATLVPAESDVL